In Punica granatum isolate Tunisia-2019 unplaced genomic scaffold, ASM765513v2 Contig00460, whole genome shotgun sequence, the following are encoded in one genomic region:
- the LOC116190474 gene encoding protein no-on-transient A-like, giving the protein MDRYQRVEKPKEETPINENEIRVTAQGRMLNYITYATSLLQEKEATEIALKAMGRAINKTVMITELIKRRVARLHQNTSISSTDITDTWEPLEEGLLPLETTRHVSVITITLSKNELDTSSTGYQPPIPQDQVKIGHVQDHQGGGHQSTMGRIRGGRGRGRDRGRGNYINGGAEHVLDGAADGGQGFSSRGRGWGRGYRGRGRGGYMGQGQRYTYVGGNINRYPSTLNNSNGGGPLGPSQGRGRGRGWGMVRGQGRGRGRGFRSNANGPSQPAAA; this is encoded by the exons ATGGACCGGTATCAGCGGGTCGAGAAGCCGAAAGAAGAGACACCCATTAATGAGAATGAGATCCGTGTCACTGCGCAGGGCAGGATGCTCAACTATATCACTTATGCCACCAGTCTTCTTCAG GAGAAAGAGGCGACGGAGATAGCGCTTAAGGCGATGGGAAGAGCCATAAACAAGACTGTGATGATCACCGAACTGATTAAG AGAAGGGTAGCTCGTCTTCATCAGAACACTTCGATCAGTTCTACTGACATAACCGACACTTGGGAGCCATTAGAAGAAGGCCTTCTTCC ATTAGAAACAACACGACATGTCTCGGTGATAACCATTACTTTGTCCAAGAATGAACTGGACACATCCTCTACTGG GTACCAGCCCCCTATTCCTCAGGATCAGGTGAAGATAGGGCATGTCCAGGACCATCAAGGAG GGGGCCACCAAAGCACGATGGGCAGAATACGGGGTGgacgaggaagaggaagggaCCGAGGTAGAG GGAATTATATTAATGGTGGAGCAGAACACGTTCTAGATGGGGCAGCGGACGGGGGGCAGGGATTTTCAAGTCGAGGACGGGGTTGGGGACGGGGCTATAGGGGCCGAGGACGAGGAGGCTATATGGGGCAAGGGCAACGATATACTTACGTCGGTGGGAACATAAACCGCTATCCTTCTACTCTAAACAACTCTAATGGTGGAGGTCCTCTTGGTCCTAGCCAAGGACGTG GACGTGGACGCGGGTGGGGCATGGTACGTGGTCAAGGCCGAGGCCGAGGCAGAGGTTTCAGGTCTAACGCCAACGGTCCATCTCAACCAGCTGCCGCCTGA